A genomic stretch from Algoriphagus halophilus includes:
- a CDS encoding TlpA disulfide reductase family protein, translating to MKYTSILVAFVLGVTMLSCGSAEEENDGKVALEGKVENAPEGLIILSRFTESRPVVVDTLSLQSDGSFEYTVDVEVPTFFALNLFDQRTVRLALYKEDVQLNYDFSDAESLQISGSKDSQEMQKIDGLIADYQNKVNELNEAYYEAMSNNDTETIKRIQSDALLLEDNQAKQVKEVINSMGDSFASLAAIGLLNSKNEFQFLDSLVAELDKKYPDTKMIIQLKQQLDEMRALSMGQIAPEIELPNPEGQIVKLSDFRGKYVMIDFWAGWCKPCREENPNVVRLYNEYKDQGFEVFGVSLDRTREAWVDAIFEDGLTWTQVSDLKYFNSVAAELYQINAIPATYLIDPDGKIIGKDLRGPSLESKLKEIFE from the coding sequence ATGAAATATACCTCAATCTTAGTTGCCTTTGTTCTAGGTGTCACCATGCTTTCTTGCGGAAGTGCTGAAGAAGAAAATGACGGCAAAGTAGCGCTTGAAGGAAAAGTGGAAAATGCTCCGGAGGGTTTGATTATTCTTTCCCGCTTTACCGAAAGTCGACCTGTGGTGGTAGATACCCTATCTCTCCAATCAGATGGATCTTTCGAATATACAGTGGACGTGGAAGTTCCCACCTTTTTCGCATTGAATTTATTTGACCAAAGAACAGTAAGACTTGCGCTATATAAAGAGGATGTCCAATTAAATTATGACTTTTCAGATGCTGAAAGTTTGCAAATTTCAGGTTCAAAGGACAGTCAGGAAATGCAGAAAATTGATGGATTGATCGCTGATTATCAGAATAAAGTAAATGAGCTGAATGAGGCTTATTACGAAGCCATGAGTAATAATGATACGGAGACAATCAAAAGAATCCAGTCAGATGCATTACTGTTGGAAGATAACCAAGCCAAACAGGTGAAAGAGGTGATCAATAGCATGGGGGATAGTTTTGCTTCTTTAGCTGCAATTGGTCTTTTGAATTCCAAAAATGAGTTTCAGTTTTTGGATAGTCTGGTAGCTGAATTGGATAAAAAGTATCCTGATACCAAAATGATCATTCAATTAAAACAGCAATTGGATGAGATGAGGGCGCTTTCTATGGGACAAATTGCTCCAGAAATAGAGTTGCCTAACCCAGAAGGTCAGATAGTCAAATTATCTGATTTTAGAGGGAAATATGTGATGATTGATTTTTGGGCTGGATGGTGTAAACCATGTCGTGAAGAAAACCCAAATGTGGTCAGACTATATAATGAATACAAGGATCAAGGATTTGAGGTTTTTGGAGTTTCTCTTGATAGAACCCGTGAAGCTTGGGTAGATGCTATTTTTGAAGATGGATTAACTTGGACACAAGTTTCCGATTTGAAATACTTTAACTCTGTGGCTGCAGAATTGTATCAGATCAACGCTATTCCAGCGACATATTTAATTGACCCAGATGGTAAAATTATTGGGAAGGATTTAAGAGGCCCAAGTCTTGAAAGCAAGCTGAAAGAGATTTTCGAATAA